The stretch of DNA TAGATGTAAACTAACGGTGTTATGACGTAAAGTCTGTtaagggtattttgggaaagaaaaaggtaaacacaggGATACCATATGTGATGAGTCgtattttggttatattttgcCTCGCATTTATACctaattccgactcgattttgcgtgcttaaatgattaaatagctcatttaattactaaccCTGTTCTTTTGGATCAATCCGTCTCAAccgaatcaatcaacttaatggaCCTGACTCGactgaatcgaatcaacttaatggactcgactgaatcgaatcgaatcgaatcgaacttaatggactcgaatcgaatcaattgaattttttataataataataataaaccctaCCATGAACCCTACGACTGACTATTTTTGACAATAAAAACGTTTATGTTCCTCAACCCTTCGCCATAGAACTTGTTCATCAAAGAAACTCCTACCTCGACGCAACACGCCCGATCGCTCCAAGGTACTCACCTGTTTCTAATTTTGCTGACATGATTCTATCATATTCGTTATATTGTTAAATTTATCTTTTTAAGTTTGAATGTTGATATTTCACAAATCTTGGCTTTGTATCATTTGATTTAtcttttttataataataataataataaaccctaCCATGAACCCTACGACTGAGCTGGTTTGTGGAGCTCAGATTTAGAGATGTTGCTGTGCGATGTTAACACGAGTACAAGCTTAAATTTTGATTCTTTATGATGTTTAGAAATGGATAAGAGTTGTTTTAGCATAGTGTGGAAAGAGAGGAGCTAGAAACTTCGTGCTTTCTTGTTTACATTTGGGCGATATGTGCCGATTCGTATACTCAGTATCATATTGAGTTCTTTGTAAATGCTCAAATAATCTGGCTATAAAGCAAGCTCAATTTCTCGATTCTCTCTCGCAAAGTTGTGAGATCAATTGACAGAGTGTTTGGCTGTCTGCATCAGTATTCATGATAATATTAAGTCAGTGCCAACATGATGCGTACAGTATCATAAGAATGTTGCTTTAATGTAAAATTCCTGATTCCTAACTAATGTTGAGCTTGCAGTTTTGACTTTTTTTGGGAAACTTATGTAGTGTTGATATCTATGTTACGGTCATCCTTAAAAGTAGATTGCTGAATATGTTTGTCTTTCTTTGatttttctttttgatttttgattcagtccgtcttattatagacggacactatccgtctatagcccCTCTCACAAATTAAAGTGGGTAGTACAAATGGGGGTATCCATTTTCCACCCACTTGTACTACCCACTTTAATTTGTGAGAGactgagagggacactatccgtctatagctatagacggatagtgtccgtctataataagaatttgtgtttttgatttttcttttggATAGTAGCATTACTGCTGTTTTTAGCGTGAGGCTAGGATCTGGTTGTTCTTGTTGCAAGTTGATTGATGTTATTGGATATTTACTAGTATCAGTTTGTAAGGAGCTCAAATTGCTGTAAAAATTGATGGTAAGTGCTATTCCATCAATTATTAGTTAGGGATTGTTTTAGCATAGTGTGGAAAGAGAGGAGCTAGAAACTTCGAATAATTCTGAATTCTGTGATTCTAAGTGAGCCTCAATGATACAAAGCCAACTATTCAAATGCCACTTTTGATAATTCTTAACCATGCCTTTTATATATAATCTTCGTATCGATAATATTTTAATGAATTCGTGTCGATTTATTTGAAAGTAACGCAATGGGAAGAACTTCTTGGCCCGATGAAAATTCAAGAATTTTGCTCAACATTCTAAATGAGGAGAAAAACAGAGGAGTTAGCAAATTTAATTGGGGAAACATTGCCAAGAAATTTAATGCACAAAAAGAATGTAATGTGACTGGAAAACAAGTGCAAAATCATTAttcagatttgaaagaaagatACAAGGGTTGGGAGGAATTGCAAGGTTTATCTGGCATATCATTCAATCCTATTACTAAAAAAGTTGCTGTAGATGAGAAGTCTTTGGAGAGATATAACGCATTCATAGAGGTAAAattattattaactcatcttaAAATTACCTCCAATTTGCTATATTATTAGTTAAATCTAAATTTAAGTTATAATTTGTTTTATACAGCGGAATGCAAAGTATGGGCTAAAAATAATCAGAGGAGAATTGGCTAACATTGATGAAATGAGCAAACTATTTGATGGAAAATTTGCGCATGGGGTGGGTGGTTGTTTTTCTCCGGCAATGGCAAAAGGGCCATCTTACTTGAGTAGGCAAATTGAGGATCTTACTAATGATGAAACATCTCAAGACAATGAAGTTTCAGGTGATGATGAATTTAAAGAAACCATGTTTGATGATGAGCATAAAGCTCCACCAACTTTAGTTGACCAAAAAGTTTTTGTGGGAACCTCACGTAAACGAAAGGTTGAAGAACCCATTAGTCCAGAAGAACGTAAGAGAAGGGAAACTAGTTTTGATAGAGTTATCGCACTATTGTCCTGAATCGGGTGTTGGTTCTTCAAGTAAGCGACCTTCTACAACCGAGATGGTTAGTGATGAATTGACTAGAATGAAAGTTGCGGAAGAATCGGGTGACGCGTACTTTGTCTCCGCTTGCGATATTTAAGTGATGAAACACGTGCCAAGATATTCCTATCCCTTAAAAATGATAATCAAAAGTGGATCTATCTAAGAGTGATGGACGTAGATCCCTTGTTCACTCGCCTTTACTAGTTTGTTTTAGAAGCACTTTGTAGTTTCAAGTTTGTGTGTTTGAACCTTTCATTTTCAGGTGTTTGAACTTTTCATTTTCATATGTTTGAACTTTGTGGTTAAGATATTTGAActttaatatcaaaataattgaaCTTGatataattgtgttttaattgttctAGTGTAGAATGGATAATGTTAGACGTGCATCTATAATTATTGCATTAGAAGAATTGCGAAGATCACTTGTACCAAGTGATGCTAGTATACAACGAACATCATCAAGTAGGCGGCCTAGAAGAGAAAGAGGGGAAAGTGGAGTCAATACATTCACAGTTGTTGAATGAAAACGCTACATCATGTTTTGAACAACTACGACTTGATAGGGTAATGTTTCTACAACTTGTAGATTTGATGATTGAAAGGAATTTGTTAGTTGATGGTAAGTATATAAAAGTGGACGAACAAATAGGAATTTGTTTATACATATTGGCCAAAGGCTCTTCCTATCGTGATGTTGCTGATAGATTCAAGCATTCCATATCTACAATATGTGTGTATTTTAAAAAAGTGTTGGATGCCTTGGTTATATTGTCACATGATATCATTAGACCACACCGCGATCTACTTGAGGTGCCTCCGGAGGTAGAAAATAACTCACTTTATTGGCCTTATTTCAAGGTAATATTGTAACTCGTGCATTTAgctattttttatatttttttactACCTTATGTCTTTGAGTTTTAACATctctattactactattatttagGATGCTATTGGTGCCATAGATGGAACACATATAGAAGCAGTTATTAGTGATCGTACTGGTACACCATTTCGAAATCGCAATGGTCGTAAAACCTGGAATGTGTTGGGTTGTTGTTCATTTGATAGGATTTTTACATTTATCAACGTGGGTTGGGAAGGGAGTGCCCATGATCTTACAGTATGGCGAGATTCTCTAACTGCCTCAAAATATGTTTTTCCTCATCCACCTGAAGGTAAGTATTAACTAATTTTCTTTATTTGTTTATAGCTCATTATTTTGCGATTTTCACGCAATTTTTATTTTACTTTGTAGGTAAGTACTATTTGGTGGACTCCGGATATCTTAATACTATTGGATATCTGTCTCCTATTTGCGATCCCAACGTCGATCCCATTTGCTTTAATTTAAGCACGGACCACCTATAGGAATGTTAGAACATTTCAATTACCGACATTCTTCATTAAGAATGAAAGTTGAATGTGCGTTTGGTCAATTGAAGAAAAGGTGGAAGGTGTCTTGAAAACTATGCCCCAGATGTTACCAAAGTATCAGATgtcaattatcgtttcatgtttcACACTTCATAATTTCATACGAATGCATAAGCTTGGTATCCCAATTGTACAACATGATGCAGTTATTGGGAGAACAGATACAAATTTGGATGATAAAGATCGAATGAGCCTTATGTCTAAAGTGAGAATGGATATAGCTAAAGCTATTTGGAAAGATAACAATCCCGAAGAGCATGAAGATGGAGTGTCGCAAAATGACAACGAAGAAGAACATATGGAAGTAGATGATCCGAATAACTAAATTTTGTAATTTGCATTGAATCTAAACATTTTTCACAATTGCAAGCATTTGATGTATTGacattaataatttttatttttattttatcatGATTCCTATTTCTGAACTAAAAATATCGTTATTACACACTGCTGTCTATTTATATATATTTCAAAGAACCGGCATTTAtttacgataataataataataataataataataataataataataataataataataataataataataataataataacaataataataataataataataacgatagtATTAATAATtacaatactaataataattacaataatatagttgaatcaatcaatcaatcaatcaatcaatcaatcaatcaatcaatcgaatcgaatcgaatcaatcaatcaatcgaatcgaatcaactaaatcaaattaagtccaaaagaatgcGCTAATTTATAATAATTGGTTGTTTTAGTTAAAATTAATAATTAGTTGGATTCTTGTTTaatattggtattattattactttattataATAACATGTAGGCAATGAAGGATaataagacggaaattaagaagCAAATTGGGCCGAGACGGAAATAAGTCGAATTGAGACAGAGTCAAATTGAACAAATTGAGATGAATTGAACAAAAGAAAGTCAAAGTTGGCCAATTATTCAGTCAAAATCACAAAGTGTTGCTCCCTACGTCTTCCAGCAATTGCAATCAACAACAATGGCAATTTTCAATTCAATCATCACCAAATCAATTCACATCCACCATCATCAACCTCCATCCCCAACCCAAATCCAATCACCTGCTCTTTCCACTTCCGTCAACTCAACCACCAAGCACCTCCATCGCCATCATATTTCATCACCATGGCAACCCAGCTCGATTTAATTGCTCACCTAAGCTCCGTCGCCGTCGTACCGAGCCAAGACCATCATGGCTCGAGTTATTCGAGATAGCTACACCTCAGATCGCCGCAACAAATCGGATCCCATTCCCAGCTCCATGGAATCTCCAATCGAAAGGAATGAAGAAGAGGAGAGCAATGAAGTTCAAAGCGGACTCGCTCAAATTGACGAAGACCCGACCTGAAATCTCAACTCGAAACCAAGATCAACCAACGCCAGTCGAGCAAAGATGAAGCCCAAACCGAGTTCAGCCATCGAGTTAGCAATTTGCACATTTGCAACCATCAATTGAAATCAATGTTGCCGAGGGTGTAAATTATACCCGGACGGGCGAAATCACTGTTACTAACGGGTGTAATTATGCCCGGTCGGGCGAAATTATACCCGGTCGGATGTTTGTGGGCTCCTGACTTTTGGCAGTAAAAGACAAAGGAAGCTTTGTTTTCTTTTGGGGGTTGAAGTGTGTCGTGTGACACAAATTTGAGACAATTCTTATATCCTACACCCATGTGTAGGATACTCCATACTCCCTCTAACCCCCCACTCCCCACTCATCCTCAacttcctccttttttttttcttattttcttttttttgctttttttttgcttttaaaattttaaaacaaaaaattaactTCCACTTTTAAGAAAAAGCTACCACGGTCATATTCAAT from Silene latifolia isolate original U9 population chromosome 10, ASM4854445v1, whole genome shotgun sequence encodes:
- the LOC141608662 gene encoding uncharacterized protein LOC141608662, with product MGRTSWPDENSRILLNILNEEKNRGVSKFNWGNIAKKFNAQKECNVTGKQVQNHYSDLKERYKGWEELQGLSGISFNPITKKVAVDEKSLERYNAFIERNAKYGLKIIRGELANIDEMSKLFDGKFAHGVGGCFSPAMAKGPSYLSRQIEDLTNDETSQDNEVSGDDEFKETMFDDEHKAPPTLVDQKVFVGTSRKRKVEEPISPEERKRRETSFDRVIALLMDNVRRASIIIALEELRRSLVPSDANLMIERNLLVDGKYIKVDEQIGICLYILAKGSSYRDVADRFKHSISTICVYFKKVLDALVILSHDIIRPHRDLLEVPPEVENNSLYWPYFKDAIGAIDGTHIEAVISDRTGTPFRNRNGRKTWNVLGCCSFDRIFTFINVGWEGSAHDLTVWRDSLTASKYVFPHPPEEKVEGVLKTMPQMLPKYQMSIIVSCFTLHNFIRMHKLGIPIVQHDAVIGRTDTNLDDKDRMSLMSKVRMDIAKAIWKDNNPEEHEDGVSQNDNEEEHMEVDDPNN